Below is a genomic region from Echinicola rosea.
ATCGGGAGAAAGTCCATTGCCCCACAGGGACGTGCGCTGGGCCACTTGCCGACGGAGGTAGGCATTGCCCGAAATGGATTCGTAATGGACGCAGGCATCAGGGAGTGCAAGCATGGTTTCACGTACCATTTTTTTCAGACGGGCAATGGGCAACATCTTAGCAGAAGGAACACCCACAGCGAAATTTATGTGCTGATCCTCCCGGTCACTTTGGCCATAGACTTGCTGGATCACTTCCTCGATATCTTCGCTGCCTTCCTTGTTGGTGGGATGGTATATGACGGGAGATGCTGCGGACTGTTTGGGGTGATAGGTGACAAAGTACCCACGCTTTGGCCGGGCTTCCACCAGTCCTTTTGCTTCCAGAAGGTACATGGCTTGGAGCACTGTGCTGATGCTCAGGCCGGTTTCACGATGCAATTTCCGTACGGAAGGAAGCCTATCCCCAAAACGGTACGTACCGTTTTTGATTTGCTTTTCCAGTTCGGTGGCGATTTTTTGGTATAGGTTCATATATGTGTGGTAGATATGAGACTTGAGATGTGAGAAATGAGACAATGCCGATAGCCATCCAAGGAAAGGGCCGTCCGACACACATCGAACATCGGTAATCGGTAATCGGACCTCCGACACCCAACATCTCCATCTGTTATGGTTGAAATTACAAAAACTGTAACTGTAATGGTTGGTTTTAGTTCTTAATTTTGGGGTAAATCAAAATAATAACCTGAAATCAAGCGGGTATGGAAATCAAAAAACAGCTAACATCTCAATGTTCCATCGAACAGTTTAATTTTAACCAATTTCAGTTTGGTGTGGAAGCCACCGATCACATGCTTGTGGCCAAGTACAGCGAAGGAGCGTGGCATTCGGCAGCTATTCAGCCCTATGAAAACCTGACCTTGTCTCCATTGGCCATGTGCCTGCACTATGGCCAGACAGTTTTTGAGGGACTCAAAGCTTACCGGCAAGTGGATGATGGTGTCAGTATATTCCGGTTGGACCGCCATCACGAGCGGATCAATCAATCCTTGCGTAGGATGGCCATGCCAGAAGTGCCCAAGGAGCTTTTTGAAAATGGAATCAAGGGATTGGTGGAGGTGGAGCAAGGTTGGATTAAGGAAGGTGAGGGAAATTCCCTTTATATCCGGCCTTTTGTCATTGCCACAGAAGAGCGATTGGGTGTAAGCATTTCCACAGATTATTTGTTTGTGGTAGTGTGTACCCCAATGGCAGCGTATTATGCAAGGCCGCTAAAGGTCAAAGTGGAAAGGTACTATACCCGTGCCACCTCAGGAGGTGTAGGAGCAGCCAAAAATGGCGGGAACTATGGCGCGGCCTATTACCCGGCAAAGCTGGCCCAGCAAGAGGGATTTGATCAGGTGATCTGGACGGACAGTCGTGACCATGAATATGTGGAAGAATCAGGGACGATGAATTTGATGTTTATCATTGGAGATAAGTTGTTGACACCACCGGCAGGAGAAACGATTTTGGCAGGAGTAACGCGGGACTCCTTATTGCAAATTGCGAGGGATATGGGCTGGCCAGTGGAAGAACGCCCGATCAGCTTGGTGGAGCTGCAGGAGGCTTTTGAAGCTGGGAAGAAAGTGGAGGCCTTTGGTGCCGGTACAGCTGCTGTGGTGGCTCCCTTTGCGCTCATCCATTTGGATGGAAATGATTACAAGCCCTACATTGCTGATGATGCCAAAATGTTTCAATTAAAAGCGCAGTTAACCGCTGTGCGATCAGGGAAAGTAAAAGATCCCTATGCGTGGAATACGGTTCTGGAAAAAGTCTTGACAAAGTAAGGGGGAGTCCGGAAACTTTTAAGCGTCCTGGTCCAAGTCGGGAGACTTGGACCTGAATGATTAGTCATGACGAAAAGTATGTAAGTCTCATGTGAAGTGTTTTTGGTGTTTTTAGCCTTAAATTAGTTTGTTTGATTCGGTAAAATTTATAATATTAGGTTAATTCATTTTTAAATTTTATCCTCTACCAAAATAACAGAATAAATGAAACTAGAAAAGGTTTTAGGAAACCTCAATTCATTTGAGAAAAATTCATTTTTAAAGATTGTAGATAATCTCATCTCTGGTAATCCTGCCAATATCAAAGAAGTTGAAAAAATTCTTTCTGACAACAGGAATGACTTAAAAAGCGCAGACAATACTATTATCGTAGAGGTATTTTCACTTTTAGAAAATGAATTTAAGGAATTTGTGAAATCCGAATTTATAAATACAAGTTCCCAATTGGATATTTTAATAGATATTATCTCAAGAGAAGGAAATGCTATAATCAAACAGGATTGGTTTTCTAGATTGTACGAGAATGAAATATCTATAATGAAAGGAAAAGTCAGGAGGTTTAAAAAAGATTTAGAAGAGGGAGTTGGAGATATATCATACTATAGAAAAAGAGATTATAAAATATATCAAGCATGTTTACATACTAGCTATCACAATGACGAAGAAAATAATTTAGAAAAGAAAATTACCACAGACGAACAATCTATCCTTCTAACTTTGTCAAATAATCTCGGGCTATCTCAAGAAGAGATAAAACTGATTAATTACCTGATATTGCCAATTCAAAAACTTGAAGTGGAATCGGTTATTAATGATTTAAAATCAATAGGTGTAATTTTTTATTCAAAAAAGTCCAATACTATATACGTTGCTGATGAGATTGCAAGGATTTTACGTAAAATAAGGGGGAAAGAAGTTTCAGCGAAATTTTATAGAAGGGTATTACTTTGCCTCAGGGAACCGCTTATTAACCTAATATGTAGGAGTCATGGAATTGATTGGAAAAAGCCATTGGATCAAAAAATTAAAAGTATAATTAGTGAGGGGATCTCGTTTAAAGGGATATTGTCAGAAGACATATTTAAAGAGGATACAACGTTAACCGAAAAAAAGAAATTTTTTAATGATCTGGTTGAGAAAAAGCTCAAAATTAGTTCCACAATTAGGGGGTCAGTTTTGGAAGAGAAAATACAGAACCTGATAAATTATTTTGAGGAGGTAGAGAGAGATGAGAAAGTTGGGATATCTATCGATGGATATGAAAAATTAGTATCTGATTTATCAACCTTATTACCTCAATTTGAAAGTCAAATAGCACACGAATATCAATTTCAAGATGGTACCCTTCTCACTAGCGAATTTTTGCTTGATTTTAACATTAAGCCTAGAGATATTCTAGAAATAATTAAGCAAGAGGACTTGTTGAAGTTTTGTGAGCATACTGGAGTAAAGACAAGAGGTGATGTTGTGTTGAACATTTTGGAGGCATATAAAGATTCTGATAATTTGTACTTGGAAAATTATGAAAATATTGGACTTAGAAACCTTAATTTATTAAAGGAAAATGGAATAGTTATTAAAGAGGCGGAAGTAGGGCTTAAGTTTGAAGAACTGACTAAAGTTATTTTTGAAAAATTAAGTTTTAGTGTCAATGAGGAATTAAGAAAAAAACTAAACACTAGCAAAGACAAAGCGGATATTATCCTAGATATGGGTAAGAATGAAATCATCATTGTAGAGTGTAAATCAGTTAAAGAGAGTGGGTATAATAAATTTAGTTCAGTATCAAGGCAATTAAAATCATATGCAAAGCAAGCAGAGTTGAATGGTTTTAAAGTGATCAAATCTTTATTGATAAGCCCAGATTTTTCAGATGAATTTATTAAAGAATGTGGCTTAGAATATGAGTTGAACCTATCATTAATAAAGGCATCATCTTTATTGAAAATTATGGAGGGTTATAAGGATTCAAAACATAAAAAATTTCCGCATAACTTACTAATGAGAGATGTTTTGATACTGGAGGATAGGGTGCTTAAGGCAATTGGTAAGTAAAAGGTTTATTCGATAGGCAAAGTCCGGAGACTTTTAAGCGTCCTGGTCCAAGTCGGGAGACTTGGACCAGGGGCTCAATCATACAATCTTCCAATCATACAATCTTCCAATCATACAATCTTCCAATCATACAATCTTCCAATCATACAATCTTCCAATCATACAATCTTCCAATCATACAATCTTCCAATCTTTCAATCTTCCACCAAATACTCCTTCAAGTCACAATCCTCCAGTCCTTGGATGCCCTTGACCACAGCTTTCGCATTGTATTTGGCACCGTCGAGGATGGTGTGGGTGTGGTCAGTGTCATTGAAGAAATGGGCTTTGACATAGTCCTCACCGAGTTCGTCATAGCCATCGGCGATGATGTTGTTCAGGTCGATAAAGCAAGCCTTTCTGGCTTCTGCGGCCTGTTTTGCCCATAAGCCATAGCTGTCATTGGCACGATTTACCTTGCCCTCTTTCCAGTTGTTTCTTGGGATCAGCGAACAGACGATCGGTGTGGCTCCGGCGGCTTTGGTGGCCGTGACCATCTGCTTGAGGTACTGGCCATAGCTATAGACTGTTTCATATTGCTCGGTGATGGGATTATAGATTTCTTCTGCTTCCGTGCCGGCACTTCTGATGGTGCCGCGTGCGCGGTGGCTATCGTCCAGCGGACTGCTATCATTATGGCCAAACTGCATGATGACATAGTCTCCCGGTTCGAGTTGTTCACGGACTTTTTCCCACAGGCCATACGTTTGGTAGGTCCGACTACTGGTCCCGCCCAGCGCATGATTTTGTACTTTTATCCTGTCCAGGTCAAAATAAGGAGCCATATAATCGCCCCAGCCCCAAAGTCCTCCAGCACCATCGCCTTGGCCATTTTTGACAGTAGAGTCACCGATAAGGTAGAGCGTGGGCTTGTCCTTGGAGAGATAGGCTTTTAGTTTGCAATCTTCCAGTGATTTGATGCCCTGCACTACAGACCAAGCATTGATGCGTGCACCTGCTTCATTGGTGTGGGTGTGGTCTTTCTCGAAGAGTGAAGGTACCACGTGGGGACCCCATTGGTCGTATTGGTCAGCCACGATGCTGTTAAGATCCACGAAATAGGCTCCGGTTTTGCGGGCGACTTCCTTGGCCCACTTTCCATAATCTTGGTTGGCACGCTCCACTTCGCCGTCTTGGAATTTATTTCTGGGGATCATCGAACAGATGATGGGAGTGGCTCCTTTTTCCTTGGCTTCGGTGACAAATTTTTTCAGGTACCAGCCATAGGTATGGACTGTTTCTTCGGTGCCGTCAGGCCACGTCAGCTCGACGGTTTCATCACCAGTGCCACGAAGTACTCCCCTGTAGCCAGCCCTTGTCGTATCAGGCTTGCTGCCTTCATTATGGCCAAATTGCATCATGACAAAATCCCCTGGCTTAAGGTCGTCCAGTACCCGCTGCCACCGACCTTCCTTGACAAAGGTCCGCGTGCTTCTGCCGGCCATGGCCTGATTGCTTACCTCCAGTTTGGTACTGTCAAAGAAATCGTCGATAAACGTTCCCCAGCCCCATTGCCCCGGTCCACCATCGCCACGGCTATTGCGAACAGTGCTGTCTCCGATGATGTAGAGGGTGTGTTTTTCCTCTTTGGGCGTAAAGGCCATCAGTAAGGTGATCAATGCGATGATCGCTGAAAGCCCATATTTTACGTTTTTCATGGTTATGATATCATTTGATTTGGGTTTGTACTATTGGCTGGTCGATGTAGCCAAAAGATAAATCTATATAATTGGAAACAAAATCCCGTGCTGTAGTATGTGGTTGGTTTGGGGAGGGGTTAGAAGTGAGTAGTGAGACTTGTGTCATGGGCATTGAGTTGTGAGGTACCGTACACAGGGTTGTGCTGGGGCTCTGCCCCAGCAATGGCAAGCTTTGAGTCTCTGACTCAATTAAGCTGTTCCAGATTTGTACCCCCCCAGTTATTACCCTATATAATAATGAAAACGAAATATTAATCCGGTCAATCCCATTCAAGGAAGCACAATCACGGATGCGCCGTTGACCTGCACATAGCCCATGACATGATCACTTTATGCCCAAGCCAAAGCAAAGGTTTGCATAGCCGTATCCCTACAGTACAGCACAGAAATTTTTTGGTAATGCTTAATTTTATATTTTTAAAGTCTGTCATTTAAGAAGACCCAAATTTTACCAATTAATTTATGAACGTCCTAAAATTACTCAAGCCAGGAATGATAGGGGCATTGGGCCTCGCGATTGCCTGCTCTCCTCAATCAGAAACAGACCAAGCCAGTACAGAAACCAAAGAAGTGCTTACGGATACCAACACGCCATTGCACCTTTTGCAGCCTGATTATCCTGTTCCGTATGGCTTTCCGGAAGAAAAAGAAGTGAAGGCCGTAATCGATCGGGTATATGAATACCTTGATTCGACTACTCCCACGGAAGTATTGACCGAGGAAGACGGTTCGGCGATTACTGATTTTAATAAAGTGGATGGGAAAAGTGTCCTAAAGCAAGGGGATTTCAGGCTATTGAGCTACGAATGGGGCGTGACCTATTCTTCCATGTTGCTGGCAGGGGAAGTAACAGGGGATGAGCGCTATACCGATTATACCAAAAAGCGAGTGAAGTTCATCGCTGACCTTTATCCGCATTTCCAAAAAGTGGATGGGAAGGATCATGCTTTGCATTCGGTGTTGTACCCGGGAGCCTTGGATGATGCCGGAGCGCTTTGTGCTTCCTTTATCAAAACCTCCATGACGGGAGTAGATACCGATGTGCGCCCCGTGGTGGACAATTTCATGAACTATATCATGAATAGTCAGTTCCGCTTGGAAGATGGAACTTTGGCCAGAAATCGGCCATTGAAAAACACCCTTTGGCTGGATGATCTTTATATGAGCGTTCCGGCGATTGTACAAATGGGGAAGCTGACAGGAGAGCAGAAATATTTTGACGAGGCAGTCCGTCAGATCAAACTCTTTTCTGGACGGATGTTCAATGAAGAAAAGGGACTTTACATGCACGGATGGGTGCAGGGCATGGAAGAGCATCCACAGTTTCACTGGGGACGTGCCAATGGCTGGGCGATCCTGACCAAAGTAGAGGTACTCAATGCCTTGCCGGAAGACCACCCGGGGAGGCCGTTTGTTTTGGACCTTCTGCAGAAACATATCAAGGGACTTGCAAAACTGCAGTCTGGATCGGGTTTTTGGCATCAATTGCTCGACAAGAATGATTCCTACCTGGAGACTTCGGCCACGGCGATTTATACTTATTGTATAGCTAAAGCGGTAAACGAAGGCTGGGTGGATGACCAAGCCTATGCCCCAATGACTTTATTGGCTTGGAATGCCGTTAGTACCAAGGTGAGTGACAAAGGTCAAGTGGAAGGTACCTGCGTGGGAACTGGAATGGGCTTTGACCCGGCATTTTATTACCACCGTCCGATTAATCCGTATGCCGCACATGGCTATGGCCCGGTGATAGCTGCCGGAGCAGAGATCATAAGGATGCTTCAAATGCATGACTTTGAGATCAATGATAGCTCAGTCCAATTGCTTGATGAGTCTTCCAAAGGCTAGTGTCACGACAACCCTTACATGACGGGTAAGGCATGCCTGCCGGCAATGGCAGGTTTGACTTGATACTATTGATATACGAACGTTACTATACTGTTGAGCCCCCCGAATTACGAGGGGCTTTTTTCATTTCAAAGTAAAATGATGGCGGATGTGGCTGGAGAACAAATGGCACGCTTATCAAATCCGCTACCAATTTTAAACATTCAAACGCCTAGGAGGTGGGATTTGTGCTTTATTTTTGACTTAAGATCAATCTAATAAACCCAATTTCCTATGTTCAAATCAATTTACATCCTATTATTATTGTTGTTTGCCTGTAATACCGGGGGCAATAGCCACCCCGCCCCCACTACCACCATAGTGGATAGCCTGAGTCCGCTGTCAGTGGAGGGGACTCAGCTGGTAGATAAACAAGGCGATCCTGTTGTACTCCGGGGAGTGAGTTTTGGTTGGCACAATTGGTGGCCGCGCTTTTATAATGCCGGTGCGGTAAAATGGCTCAAGGAGGATTGGAATGCCAATGTCGTCCGGGCAGCCATGGGAGTGGAGCCGGAAGGCGCCTATTTGGACAATTCCGATTGGTCCATCGAGAAAGTAGAAGCGGTGGTGGAGGCAGCCATCAAATCGGAAATGTATGTGATCATTGACTGGCACAGTCATCATATTCATTTGGAAGAGGCCAAGGATTTTTTTAAAAAAATGGCCACTAAATATGGAAGCTATCCAAATGTGATCTATGAAATTTACAATGAGCCCGAGTCAGATACATGGCAGGAAGTGAAGACATATAGTGAGGAAGTGATCAAGGTGATCAGGGAGAGTGATCCCGATAATTTGATTTTGGTGGGCTCTCCCCATTGGGATCAAGATGTACATTTGGCTGCTGATGATCCCGTTACTGGTTATGACAACTTGATGTACACACTTCACTTCTATGCGGCTACACATAAAGATTTTCTCCGAAAACGTGCCGATTATGCATTGGCGAAAGGCTTGCCATTATTTGTCTCCGAATGCGCTTCGATGGAAGCTTCCGGTGATGGAGAGATTGATCTGGAGTCATGGCAGGCCTGGTATGAGTGGATGGAAAGCAACCAAATCAGCTGGCTGGCATGGTCCATTTCTGACAAAGATGAAACTTGCTCCATGCTCCATCCTTCTGCATCATCTGCTGGAAAGTGGCAAGAAGGGGATTTGAAGAAGTGGGCCCAGCTGGTCAAGGCTTACTTGAAAAATGATGTGAAAAGCACAAAAACAAACTGAAAAAATATTAAGTGTAAATTTTACATTTTAAAAATTCATCTTTAAATTGCTGTTGATTTTAGAAATTTGGTTCATGAATATACGATGTACTTTTTTCAGCAAATCATTGAAATAAGCACTGTCAAACCTATTACATAAACCCCCGATTAAAGTAGCCTCCTAAACGGATTTCCGGGCAGGAGGTTTTTTTGTATCCGAATAGTCTTACGACAACGCTTAAACCCGGAATATGCATTAGCCTATCTGTTGCGACCTGATCCGCCGCGGCGGACAAAATCAGTTGCTTCGCTGCTGTTTTCGATTTCACCATCCGCCGCGGCGGATGATTCAATCTCCAAACAACCTGATTTTCTTGTAGTTTCAGCTCTCATAACGATTCCTAATGCATAAAGCGGGTTAAATGACGGGTAAGGCGGTAGTGTATTTTGGACGAAATCAAGGCAAAAAAGAAACGAGCGTAGCAAAGGAAGTCTTTTTGCAACTTAATAGATAGGTCAAAAGACAAACCGGATTATGCATAGGGTAGGTTTGAAATGACACTTGAACAAGACAGCTCTACTGCAGATGGCCATCGGATACATGAATTGATTAACAGACTTGATCACCTAGAGTGGGCGATTGCGAAAGTATGTAAGCTTAGGGTTACCTGCCGCAGCAATATGGCTTGATGGCCTCAAAGGCTAATAATTAAGAAGATTATAATGCGTTCATAAAAAGTTCCCGGTTTTTAGGTGTATGCAGGACACTTCATAACAGTTGGCTTAGCGCTGCATAATGGGATTTTTAGAAACTATATATGAAGTTTTGGGTTTACTGCCTAATGGTGAAATATGATTTTAGTTTTTATGTGATTTACTGATTTTATATTTTTTGTTGCGTTTTAAAGCCTATTTATTACCAGTATAGTACAGCACAAGGATATTTTTAGCCAAGGGTACATTCGTCTTCAGCTTGCCCATATCGGGCTAAGTAGTGATTTGAGATTCACATGCGCAGGAAGTGTCCGTTTTCTGCGGAGTTCGAAACGTTTTTAATCAAAAACATACAATGAAAAAAAAGCAAACCCCAAAAAACCGCATTGACCCCAAAAAGTGGGCGTTGATGGCAATGGCTTTAGGAGCTGTGGGAGTGAGTGGAGCGTGGTCGTCCCATGCCCTAGCTTCCAGTGCTTCAAGGAGCCTGGAGATGAGCGTTGATCAGATGGATAAGACCATCACGGGAACAGTGACCGCTGCGGCTACTGGAGAAACCCTTCCTGGTGTCAATATCCTGATCAAAGGTACTGGTTCTGGTACAGTGACAGACTTGGACGGTAAATTTACGTTAGAAGTCCCAAGCGATGAGACCGTGTTGGTGGTGAGCTCCATCGGGTATGTAAAACAAGAGATTACCGTGGGTTCACGTACATCGATCGACATCGCCATGGAGGAGGATCTCCAGCAATTGGGCGAAGTGGTCGTGGTGGGCTATGGTACCCAAAAGAAGAGTGACATTACCGGAGCCATCTCGCAGGTATCTTCAGAAGAATTAGAGGCGACTCCTATCCAAAATGCCCTCCAAGGGATCCAAGGTCGGGCTGCAGGTGTGGATATCGCTAGCAACGCCCGTCCTGGAGAAGTAGGATCGATCCGGATTCGTGGTAGCCGTTCCATTGCAGGTGGCAATGACCCCTTGTATGTATTGGATGGTGTGCCTTTGCAATCCGGGGGCATTGAAATGCTCAACCCCAATGATATAGAATCCATTGAGGTGCTTAAAGATGCCTCTGCATCGGCCATTTATGGTTCGCGTGCAGCGAACGGCGTAGTGCTGATTACGACCAAAAAAGGAAAAGACGGTCGTGCTCAAATCAACTTTGATGCTTCCACGATGGTGCAAAGCCTCAGGAATTTGGCAGATTATTATGATGCTGCAGGCTATGCCAATTACCGTAGGGATGCTGCGAGAGGCGCTGGTGCTTACAGCACCGCATACCCAAATCCCGAAGATGATTATGACTTTTTTGGAGCCGATGCCACAGCATGGAACAATATTGCCAATGGCTATGACTGGGTGGACAGGGAAAACCTGATTCCTGCCATGCGTCCAACTACTGCTGCTGAGCAGGAAATGTGGGGTGTTTCGGAAGTCCCTGCCTATGATCCTAGCAGACTGCAAACGACTGATTGGACTGATTATGTGGAGCAGACGGGAATTACCCAGAATTATAACCTTAGCTCAAACTGGGGTAATGAGAAAACCAAAGCATTTATCTCCGGAGGATACTTGGATCAGTCCGGCACCAATGTAGGCCAAGATTATAAGCGATACAATGCACTGGTAAACTTGGAAATCCAAGCAGTGGACTGGCTAAAGCTTGGCGGTTCTATTAACGCCAGTTACAGCATCCAGAATTATGGATATTCTGCCGGTGGGTCCCGTGGGAGCAGGACCATTTATGAAGCAGCATTGGGTCAGTTGCCATATGCCAAACCCTATGATGCCAATGGCAATTACATCTTTAACCCGGGAGGAGATCCAAATATCGTCAATCCGATCCAGGATGGTGAGTATGTGATCAATGAGCGAACCACTTTGCGGGCATTCGGTAGCTTCTTTGCGGAGGCAAAATTGGCCGAAGGCTTAAGGGTAAAAACCATCTTCGGGCCGGATATCAGAAACTACCGAAATGGACAATTCCAGGCGGCGCAGTCCAGTTTACGAGGAGGGGGATCCGCATCTTCCACCAATTACGCCAGACTGAGCCAGAGCCAAGCATTTTCTTGGACTTGGGAGAATCTGGTGTACTATGACAAGACTTTTGGCGACCATACCTTAAACGCCACCTTCTTGCAGAGTTCTTCTTACTGGAAGAGTGAAAATTCCGACATGACCGCCTCTGACCTGCCTTATGACAGTCAGTTGTGGTACAATTTAGGTTCTACAAACCGCGGATCATTGGATGGTTGGGGATCAGGATTTTCCCAATATACCTTGATGTCCTATATGGCCAGGTTCAATTA
It encodes:
- a CDS encoding branched-chain amino acid aminotransferase; its protein translation is MEIKKQLTSQCSIEQFNFNQFQFGVEATDHMLVAKYSEGAWHSAAIQPYENLTLSPLAMCLHYGQTVFEGLKAYRQVDDGVSIFRLDRHHERINQSLRRMAMPEVPKELFENGIKGLVEVEQGWIKEGEGNSLYIRPFVIATEERLGVSISTDYLFVVVCTPMAAYYARPLKVKVERYYTRATSGGVGAAKNGGNYGAAYYPAKLAQQEGFDQVIWTDSRDHEYVEESGTMNLMFIIGDKLLTPPAGETILAGVTRDSLLQIARDMGWPVEERPISLVELQEAFEAGKKVEAFGAGTAAVVAPFALIHLDGNDYKPYIADDAKMFQLKAQLTAVRSGKVKDPYAWNTVLEKVLTK
- a CDS encoding rhamnogalacturonan acetylesterase — protein: MKNVKYGLSAIIALITLLMAFTPKEEKHTLYIIGDSTVRNSRGDGGPGQWGWGTFIDDFFDSTKLEVSNQAMAGRSTRTFVKEGRWQRVLDDLKPGDFVMMQFGHNEGSKPDTTRAGYRGVLRGTGDETVELTWPDGTEETVHTYGWYLKKFVTEAKEKGATPIICSMIPRNKFQDGEVERANQDYGKWAKEVARKTGAYFVDLNSIVADQYDQWGPHVVPSLFEKDHTHTNEAGARINAWSVVQGIKSLEDCKLKAYLSKDKPTLYLIGDSTVKNGQGDGAGGLWGWGDYMAPYFDLDRIKVQNHALGGTSSRTYQTYGLWEKVREQLEPGDYVIMQFGHNDSSPLDDSHRARGTIRSAGTEAEEIYNPITEQYETVYSYGQYLKQMVTATKAAGATPIVCSLIPRNNWKEGKVNRANDSYGLWAKQAAEARKACFIDLNNIIADGYDELGEDYVKAHFFNDTDHTHTILDGAKYNAKAVVKGIQGLEDCDLKEYLVED
- a CDS encoding glycoside hydrolase family 88/105 protein; the protein is MNVLKLLKPGMIGALGLAIACSPQSETDQASTETKEVLTDTNTPLHLLQPDYPVPYGFPEEKEVKAVIDRVYEYLDSTTPTEVLTEEDGSAITDFNKVDGKSVLKQGDFRLLSYEWGVTYSSMLLAGEVTGDERYTDYTKKRVKFIADLYPHFQKVDGKDHALHSVLYPGALDDAGALCASFIKTSMTGVDTDVRPVVDNFMNYIMNSQFRLEDGTLARNRPLKNTLWLDDLYMSVPAIVQMGKLTGEQKYFDEAVRQIKLFSGRMFNEEKGLYMHGWVQGMEEHPQFHWGRANGWAILTKVEVLNALPEDHPGRPFVLDLLQKHIKGLAKLQSGSGFWHQLLDKNDSYLETSATAIYTYCIAKAVNEGWVDDQAYAPMTLLAWNAVSTKVSDKGQVEGTCVGTGMGFDPAFYYHRPINPYAAHGYGPVIAAGAEIIRMLQMHDFEINDSSVQLLDESSKG
- a CDS encoding glycoside hydrolase family 5 protein, encoding MFKSIYILLLLLFACNTGGNSHPAPTTTIVDSLSPLSVEGTQLVDKQGDPVVLRGVSFGWHNWWPRFYNAGAVKWLKEDWNANVVRAAMGVEPEGAYLDNSDWSIEKVEAVVEAAIKSEMYVIIDWHSHHIHLEEAKDFFKKMATKYGSYPNVIYEIYNEPESDTWQEVKTYSEEVIKVIRESDPDNLILVGSPHWDQDVHLAADDPVTGYDNLMYTLHFYAATHKDFLRKRADYALAKGLPLFVSECASMEASGDGEIDLESWQAWYEWMESNQISWLAWSISDKDETCSMLHPSASSAGKWQEGDLKKWAQLVKAYLKNDVKSTKTN
- a CDS encoding SusC/RagA family TonB-linked outer membrane protein codes for the protein MKKKQTPKNRIDPKKWALMAMALGAVGVSGAWSSHALASSASRSLEMSVDQMDKTITGTVTAAATGETLPGVNILIKGTGSGTVTDLDGKFTLEVPSDETVLVVSSIGYVKQEITVGSRTSIDIAMEEDLQQLGEVVVVGYGTQKKSDITGAISQVSSEELEATPIQNALQGIQGRAAGVDIASNARPGEVGSIRIRGSRSIAGGNDPLYVLDGVPLQSGGIEMLNPNDIESIEVLKDASASAIYGSRAANGVVLITTKKGKDGRAQINFDASTMVQSLRNLADYYDAAGYANYRRDAARGAGAYSTAYPNPEDDYDFFGADATAWNNIANGYDWVDRENLIPAMRPTTAAEQEMWGVSEVPAYDPSRLQTTDWTDYVEQTGITQNYNLSSNWGNEKTKAFISGGYLDQSGTNVGQDYKRYNALVNLEIQAVDWLKLGGSINASYSIQNYGYSAGGSRGSRTIYEAALGQLPYAKPYDANGNYIFNPGGDPNIVNPIQDGEYVINERTTLRAFGSFFAEAKLAEGLRVKTIFGPDIRNYRNGQFQAAQSSLRGGGSASSTNYARLSQSQAFSWTWENLVYYDKTFGDHTLNATFLQSSSYWKSENSDMTASDLPYDSQLWYNLGSTNRGSLDGWGSGFSQYTLMSYMARFNYSYKDRYLLTLTGRSDGASVLSEGNKWDFFPSFSLGWKIHDEAFMSDVDWVNQLKLRIGMGTVGNQAVAPYNTAGGLVQVPYVFGSDPANGYVTGNPKGSSQGALPNRNLGWEKTRQWNFGLDFGLWRDRLYGSIEYYNADTYDLLLDKTPNSVTGYSNITVNAGKTRNKGVELTLSSVNIDKNDFSWITDFTFSSNRTEIVELENGAVDDVNNQWFIGRPISVFYDYNKIGIWQQADADLLAQYSENGSDYEPGDIRVQDVNGDNRIDPNNDRVILGQTAPKWTGGITNTFNYKNFELSAFVYARWGNLVQGGAVDMSGRYASRIIDYWTPTNPTNAYPRADYNNGGQPIHYSAMNYQDGSFVKVRFISLGYTFPQDIIGKWGMSNLKLYTQVQNPFLYSKTDFLDPDSSYQIGGSNPSASSLTTRSFVFGLNLTF